The following coding sequences are from one Triticum dicoccoides isolate Atlit2015 ecotype Zavitan chromosome 4A, WEW_v2.0, whole genome shotgun sequence window:
- the LOC119287874 gene encoding uncharacterized protein LOC119287874 encodes MGSVSLKLPASRRRHGGPLSCLCSPAPLNLLMLLSLLCTNLLAFFAFFAAPPRHDPAAGTTPSASSNLSAHVAAIALEIGGGSSSSGARLPDGLPPELLLFLTPHALPLGRDARTGLTHMPASVAASCLRSPSALALLSAFMSYAPHSACPRNATLPRRLVSKGCEPLPRRRCLSRGPRAPLPSSGMGLDHRRWDGPARGGGHEFLVDDVLRLAASKIRIGLDVAGGAANFAARMRERGVTVVTSVLDGPGKPMNEFVAARGLFPLLLSPAHRFPFYDGVFDLVHVGTAALDEAGSPAMGQAATPEALEFFLFDVDRVLRAGGLLWIDSYVCQSEERRRVVAKLVDRFGYKKLKWVVGEKAGGAATSTYLSAVLRKPARS; translated from the coding sequence ATGGGGTCCGTGTCCCTGAAGCTGCCGGCGTCCCGCCGCCGCCACGGCGGGCCGCTCTCCTGCCTCTGCTCACCGGCGCCGCTCAACCTCCTCATGCTGCTCTCCCTTCTCTGCACCAACCTcctcgccttcttcgccttcttcgCCGCCCCTCCCCGCCACGACCCCGCCGCCGGCACAACCCCCTCCGCCTCCTCCAACCTCTCCGCGCACGTCGCCGCCATCGCGCTCGAGATCGGCGgtgggtcctcctcctccggcgcccgCCTCCCGGACGGCCTGCCCCCGGAGCTGCTCCTCTTCCTCACCCCGCACGCGCTGCCGCTCGGCCGCGACGCGCGGACGGGGCTCACCCACATGCCGGCCTCCGTCGCGGCCTCCTGCCTCCGCTCCCCGTCCGCGCTGGCGCTCCTCTCGGCCTTCATGTCCTACGCGCCCCACTCCGCCTGCCCGCGCAACGCCACCCTCCCGCGCCGGCTCGTCTCCAAGGGCTGcgagccgctgccccgccgccggtgCCTCTCCCGCGGGCCCCGCGCCCCGCTCCCGTCCTCCGGCATGGGCCTCGACCACCGCCGCTGGGACGGCCCCGCGCGCGGCGGCGGCCACGAGTTCCTCGTCGACGACGTGCTGCGCCTGGCCGCGTCCAAGATCCGGATCGGCCTCGACGTCGCCGGCGGCGCCGCTAACTTCGCCGCCCGGATGAGGGAGCGCGGGGTCACCGTCGTCACCTCCGTGCTCGACGGGCCCGGGAAGCCGATGAACGAGTTCGTGGCGGCGAGGGGCCTGTTCCCGCTCCTGCTCTCGCCGGCGCACCGGTTCCCCTTCTACGATGGGGTGTTTGACCTGGTGCACGTCGGCACCGCGGCGCTGGACGAGGCCGGGTCGCCCGCCATGGGGCAGGCGGCGACGCCGGAGGCGCTGGAGTTCTTCCTGTTCGACGTCGACAGGGTGCTGCGCGCCGGCGGGCTGCTCTGGATCGACAGCTACGTGTGCCAGAGCGAGGAGAGGAGGCGAGTGGTTGCCAAGCTCGTTGACAGGTTTGGTTACAAGAAGCTCAAGTGGGTCGTCGGAGAGAAGGCCGGCGGTGCAGCGACATCAACCTACCTCTCGGCGGTGCTGCGAAAGCCGGCAAGAAGCTGA